One Anastrepha obliqua isolate idAnaObli1 chromosome 6, idAnaObli1_1.0, whole genome shotgun sequence DNA window includes the following coding sequences:
- the LOC129249994 gene encoding uncharacterized protein LOC129249994 has translation MSSFSSTDSSEEHQEKQCKYRKQKFNNKWLDDDNFSGWLEAVANDVFKCKCAACDKVLNCGMCSDGASVMIGQHNSFASRLIGDIPNAIVVKCICHSAAIIASKAC, from the exons atgagctccttctcttcgactgactcttcggaggaacaccaagaaaaacaatgcaaatatagaaaacaaaaattcaataacaaaTGGCTTGACGACGACAATTTCAGTGGCTGGCTGgaagctgtggctaacgatgtatttaaatgcaaatgcgctgcgtgcgacaaagttttgaactgcG gTATGTGCAGCGATGGTGCCAGTGTAATGATCGGACAGCATAATTCCTTTGCATCAAGATTAATTGGGGACATACCAAATGCTATAGTTGTAAAGTGCATCTGTCATTCTGCAGCAATTATTGCAAGTAAGGCTTGTTAG